The nucleotide sequence CCGTCGCTGGGGGAGGGGCCGCTCGGGCTGGTCGAGCGGGGGGCGGTCGCGGCCGCCGGCGGGCGGGTGGTGTTCGCCGGGCCCGAGGCGGCCCTGCCCGACCTGGAGGTGGACGCCGGCGCGGTCCGGGTCGACGCCGGCGGCCGGGCGGTGCTGCCCGGGTTCGTGGACGCCCACACCCACCTGGTGTTCGCCGGCGAGCGGGCCGAGGAGTTCGCCGCCCGGCTGCGCGGGGTCGGCTACGAGGAGGCCCTGGCCGCCGGGGGCGGCATCAACCGCACGGTCCGCGACACCCGGGCCGCCTCCGACGCCGAGCTGGAGGCGTCCGCGGGCCGGAGGCTGGCCACCGCCCTGGCCTATGGCACCACCACCCTGGAGGCCAAGTCCGGCTACGGCCTCACCGTCGCCGACGAGCGCCGCAGCCTGGAGGTGCTGGCCCGGCTGGCCGAGCGGTCCCCGGTGGAGGTGGTCCCGACCTTCCTCGGCGCCCACCTGATCCCCGAGGAGTACGCCGCCGACCGCGGCGGCTACCTGGACCTGCTGGAGCACGAGATGCTGCCGGCCTGCGCCCCCCTGGCCGAGTTCGTGGACGCGTTCTGCGACCGGGGGGCGCTGACGGTGGAGGAGTCCCGGCGGGTCCTCCAGGCCGGGGCTCGCCACGGCCTCGCGGGCAAGCTCCACGCCAACGAGCTCGGCTCCACCGGCGGGGCCGCCCTGGCCGCCGAGCTTGGCTGCGTGTCCGCCGACCACCTGTTGTTCTGCGACGAGCGGGAGGCCAAGGGGCTGGCCGCGGCCGGCACGGTGGCGGTGCTGCTGCCCGGGACCAGCTTCCTGCTCCGCACCGGCAGGGCCGCCCCGGCCCAGGTGCTGCGGGACGCCGGGGTCACCATGGCCCTTGGCACCGACTGCAACCCCGGGACCTGCTACAGCGAGTCGATGCAGCTGATGGTGGCGCTGGCCTGCGTGCACGGCGGCCTCACCCCCGAGGAGGCGGTGCTGGCCGCCACCGACGGCGCCGCCCGGGCGCTGGGGCGCGGAGGGCGGGCCGGGCGGCTCGCCCCCGGGGCCGCCTGCGACCTGGTCGTGCTGGCCGGGCGGAGCTACCTCGACCTGGCCTACCACCTCGGGGTCAACCTGGCCGAGCGGGTCGTCAAGGCCGGAGCGGTGGTGGCCGGGCCGTGACCGAGCTCACCCGCCTGGTCGAGTGCGTGCCCAACGTCTCGGAGGGCCGCCGGCCCGAGGTGGTCGACGAGATCGTGGCCGCCTTCGCCGGCCCCGGGGTGCTGGTGCTCGACACCTCCAGCGACCCCGACCACCACCGCACGGTCATCACCCTGATGGGGCCCGGGCCGGCCCTGGTCGAGGCGGCCGTGGCCGGGGCCAGGGCCTGCGCCCGCCTGATCGACCTCAACCACCACCACGGCGTCCACCCGCGGATGGGGGCGCTGGACGTGCTGCCGTTCGTGCCCTTCGGGGCCGAGACCCGGCTCCGCGGCGGCGACGACCCCGACCTGGACTGCGCCGACCTGGCCGAGCGGGCCGGCCGGCGCATCGCCGCCGAGGCCGGCGTCCCCGTCTACCTGTACGGGGCGGCGGCCCGCCACCCCGGATGGACGGCCCTGCCGGCCGTCCGCGGCCGCGGGTTCGAGGCCCTCCGGTCCGCCCTGGCCGCCGGCGCCCCGGACCCGCCCGCTCCCGACTTCGGCGGGCCGGGCCTGCACCCGACCGCCGGGGCCGTCGCCGCCGGGGCCAGGGAGGTCCTGGTCGCCTACAACGTCGAGCTGGCCGGCGCCGACCTGGACCTGGCCCGGAAGATCGCGTCCGCGGTCCGGGAACGCGACGGCGGCCTGCCCGCGGTCCGGGCCATGGGGGTCGCCCTCCCGGGTCGGGGACTGGTCCAGGTGTCGATGAACCTGCTCGACTACCGGGCGACCCCGCCGGCGGCCGCCTACGCCGCCGTGGCCGCCCTGGCCGAGCAGGCCGGGGCCAGGGTCGAGGCCTCGGAGATCGTCGGCCTCGTCCCGGCCGGCGCCCTCGACGGGGTCGACCCGGCCAGGCTGCGCCTGCGCGGTCTGGCGACGAATCTGTTCCTCGAATCGCGGCTGCTCCAGGCCCTCTCCATCTCCAAGGAGCGTCGATGACTCCCCAGAACCGGCTTGGCGAGCATGGCTGGCTGGACACCTACGCCGCCCCGACCGTCACCCCGGGCGGGGGCAGCGCCTCGGCGGTGGCCGCCGCCCTCGGCTGTGCCCTGCTGGCCATGAC is from Actinomycetota bacterium and encodes:
- the hutI gene encoding imidazolonepropionase, yielding PSLGEGPLGLVERGAVAAAGGRVVFAGPEAALPDLEVDAGAVRVDAGGRAVLPGFVDAHTHLVFAGERAEEFAARLRGVGYEEALAAGGGINRTVRDTRAASDAELEASAGRRLATALAYGTTTLEAKSGYGLTVADERRSLEVLARLAERSPVEVVPTFLGAHLIPEEYAADRGGYLDLLEHEMLPACAPLAEFVDAFCDRGALTVEESRRVLQAGARHGLAGKLHANELGSTGGAALAAELGCVSADHLLFCDEREAKGLAAAGTVAVLLPGTSFLLRTGRAAPAQVLRDAGVTMALGTDCNPGTCYSESMQLMVALACVHGGLTPEEAVLAATDGAARALGRGGRAGRLAPGAACDLVVLAGRSYLDLAYHLGVNLAERVVKAGAVVAGP
- the ftcD gene encoding glutamate formimidoyltransferase; its protein translation is MTELTRLVECVPNVSEGRRPEVVDEIVAAFAGPGVLVLDTSSDPDHHRTVITLMGPGPALVEAAVAGARACARLIDLNHHHGVHPRMGALDVLPFVPFGAETRLRGGDDPDLDCADLAERAGRRIAAEAGVPVYLYGAAARHPGWTALPAVRGRGFEALRSALAAGAPDPPAPDFGGPGLHPTAGAVAAGAREVLVAYNVELAGADLDLARKIASAVRERDGGLPAVRAMGVALPGRGLVQVSMNLLDYRATPPAAAYAAVAALAEQAGARVEASEIVGLVPAGALDGVDPARLRLRGLATNLFLESRLLQALSISKERR